One genomic window of Longimicrobiaceae bacterium includes the following:
- a CDS encoding helix-turn-helix domain-containing protein, giving the protein MQSVSRVLLVLHPDEAFRDRVHKVGTAHFRCWSVANWDALRDAIRDAPPAAIVVLDPYMEMPNRREPSPKLRSLLWEFPSVTVIAAMSLKSGRFRDFHVLGEWGVTELIDIDEENTLEAVERRLSAAYGTPVQRLLDRSLPPYVSGRARSILASAAEVAAAGGQGRDLARSLQLSERTLLRWCERTDLPPPRRVMAWMRILFAADLLDDPGRTVLSVAHACGYVSDSSLRRAMQDFLGIPPTALREQGAFATASRMMVKELFELRRKGREARGAKLARAS; this is encoded by the coding sequence ATGCAATCCGTATCACGAGTCCTCCTGGTCCTCCATCCCGATGAAGCATTCCGGGATCGTGTCCACAAGGTGGGCACGGCGCACTTCCGCTGCTGGTCGGTGGCCAACTGGGACGCCCTCCGGGACGCCATCCGCGATGCGCCGCCCGCGGCGATCGTGGTGCTGGATCCGTACATGGAGATGCCGAACCGCCGCGAGCCGTCCCCGAAGCTCCGCAGCCTGCTGTGGGAGTTCCCCTCGGTGACGGTGATCGCCGCGATGTCGCTCAAGTCCGGACGCTTCCGCGATTTCCACGTCCTGGGCGAGTGGGGCGTCACGGAGCTGATCGACATCGACGAGGAGAACACGCTGGAAGCCGTCGAGAGGCGGCTCAGCGCGGCGTACGGCACCCCGGTCCAGCGGCTGCTGGACCGCTCGCTCCCGCCGTACGTCTCGGGCCGCGCCCGCTCGATCCTGGCCTCCGCCGCGGAGGTCGCCGCAGCCGGGGGCCAGGGGCGGGACCTCGCCCGATCGCTGCAGCTCTCGGAGCGGACGCTGCTGCGCTGGTGCGAGCGCACCGACCTCCCGCCGCCACGTCGCGTGATGGCCTGGATGCGCATCCTCTTCGCGGCCGACCTCCTGGACGACCCGGGACGGACGGTGCTGAGCGTCGCGCACGCATGCGGCTACGTGTCCGACAGCAGCCTCCGCCGGGCGATGCAGGACTTCCTGGGGATTCCGCCCACCGCGCTCCGCGAGCAGGGGGCGTTCGCCACCGCGTCGCGGATGATGGTGAAGGAGCTGTTCGAGCTGCGGCGGAAGGGCCGCGAGGCCCGCGGCGCGAAGCTGGCGCGCGCGAGCTGA